The Phaeacidiphilus oryzae TH49 region GCCACCGGGGGAGCCACTCGGGGGGCCACCCAGGGCAAACGCGTGCGGACGACCGTGGACGGTCAGGGTCGACGGAGGCGGATTGGCGCAGGTGGGCGGGGATGCGCTAATGTCTTCCATGTCGCCAGGGGCGACGAGGACGATTAGCTCAGCGGGAGAGCGCTTCCCTGACACGGAAGAGGTCACTGGTTCAATCCCAGTATCGTCCACCAGCAAGGATGTTGACAGGCCGTCACCGCGTCGTGGTGACGGCCTTCGTCGTGTTTCGCTGTGGGGCGGGGAGCGCGAAGCGGGACGGGAGAAGCGGGACGCGCGAGAAGGGCGCCGCGCCCGGAGAGCCCTCACCGACACTCCGGACCCGGCGCCCGGCCCGGCCGGAACGCCCGCGCGCATCGCCCGTCCGCGTGTCCCCTGCGCGCGGCTGGTCCCGGCCGACGCCTTCCGGTCAACCCCTTAACCGGTCGGCGTCCGTCTTTCTTTTTTCCGTGGTTCCCGTGGTCCCACGGGTTCCGGTATTTCCGTTCGTTTCGCTCAGCGGCCGAACATCCGGAGCACCGGCGAGACCTGGGCGAGGAACTCCGCCCAGCCGCCGAAGAGCACCATCAGCAGGGCCGCCACCGGCAGCGCCATGGCCAGCGCCACCAGCGGATGCCTCCGCTGCTCCGCGGGGCCCGGGGAGGGGGGCCGGCGCACCGGGCGCGTCGCCGCCCGGACGGCCTGCCCGACCTGCCCGATCTGCTCCGACCGAGCCGGACGCACCGTCCGCGCCGGCTGACTGACCTGCCCCGACAGCAGTGCCATCGCCCTCGCCCCCTCTCCCCTGCACCCTCTGCGATTCGGCTTACGCGGCGGGCGGTTTACCTCGGGGGACGAGCATGCCGCCCACCGCTGGTCACAACCGTATGCCGGGCCGCTTTCCCGGGCGTCATGCCCGCGTACCGTCTGCGGTGCCTCCGTGAGGATGAGCGGTCGGAGAGGCGGCTACTACCCCAGGTGGACCCCGAGGGGGCGCACCCCTCAGGGTCGCCCCGGAGTACCGGAAGGATGATCACATCGACTGCTTCGCGTTGCGTGCCAGCACACCGGTCCGCCCAGTCCGTAAGCTGTCCCGCGGAACCCGGTGACCCCGGAGGGGTTCTGACGGCACGACAGGACGGAACACGGTATGGCGATGATGCGGCTCCGACGTGAGGATCCGCGCGTCGTCGGCTCGTTCCGCCTCCACCGTCGGCTGGGCAGCGGCGGGATGGGCGTGGTGTATCTGGGCGCCGACCGCCGCGGGCAGAAGGTCGCCCTCAAGCTGATCCGTTCCGAGCTGGCCGAGGACCACGAGTTCCGCACCCGCTTCGCCCGGGAGGTCGCCGCGGCCCGGCGGATCCGGGGCGGCTGCATCGCCCGGCTGGTCGCCGCGGACATCGACGCCGACCGGCCGTGGCTGGCCACCGCGTACGTCCCCGGCCCCTCGCTGTACAAGCGGGTGATGGACGAGGGGCCGCTGCCGTGGACCGACATCGCCGGGATCGGGGCGGCGCTGTCCGACGGGCTGTACCACGTCCACGAGGCCGGGGTGGTGCACCGGGACCTCAAGCCCTCCAACATCCTCCTCTCCCCCAAGGGCCCGCGGATCATCGACTTCGGGATCGCCTGGGCGACCGGCGCGAGCACCCTGACCCATGTCGGTACGGCCGTGGGCTCGCCCGGCTTCCTCGCCCCCGAGCAGGTCCGCGGGGCCGCGGTGACCTCGGCGACGGACGTCTTCGCGCTGGGCTCGACGCTGGCCTACGCGGCGACCGGGGACTCCCCGTTCGGTTCGGGGACCTCCGAGGTGATGCTCTACCGGGTGGTCCACGAGGAGCCCGACCTGCGCGGGGTGCCCGGGCCCCTGGTGCCGGTGATCCGTGCCTGCCTGGCCAAGGAGCCGGTCGAACGGCCCGGGACCCGCGAACTCGCGGACCTGCTGCGCGAGTTGCCGAGGCGGATCGCCCCGGACGCGACGGCTGCGGGGCCGGCGGGCGCGGGCGCGGGCGCCGGGTCAGGCGCGGGTCCGGCCGGTCCGGACAGCGAGGGCCGCGGCGCCGGGCCGGGCGGCCCGGCCGGCTCCGGCTCGCGGACTCCGCACGGCGGGGACGCGCGGCGGGGCGCGGCGGGCCGTACCCCGCGCCCGGCGCGCGGTCCGCGGCCGCCCGGAGCGCCCGGCGCCCCGGGCGCGGGGCCGGGCGTGCCCAGCGGGCCCACCGCGGGGACCGCGGGGCCCGCGCGGATGCCCGGAGCCGCCCCGATGGGCCGTGCGGGCCAGGTCGGCGGGCCGCCGGAGGGATCGCCCGAGGGTTCGCCGAGCCGCGTTCCGGGGACGCCCGCCGGGCGCCGGCCGCGCGTCGCGCCGGGCGGTGCGGCCGGCGGTGCGGCCGGTGGCCTACCGGGTGGTCCGCGCGCCGGGGCGCCGGGGCTCCAGGCGCCGGGATCGCACGGGCCGCACGGGCCGCACGCCTCGCACCCCCCGCAGGCGCCCCGGGTCCCGCGCGGCCCGCGTGAGCTGCGCGCCGGGCAGGGCGGCGGAAGCCACGGTGGTCATGATCAGACCGTTCCCGGCCGGGAGGCCTCCTCCGCCGGCAACGGAACCGGGAAGGGTGCCGGGAGCAGCGCCGGGGGCGGTCACGGCGGTACGACGTCCAAGATCGGCGCCCAGCCGCCGGCCGAGGCGGGCGCGCCGGCGGCGCACGGCGCCTCGGGCCTGCGGGGCGCACCGCTGGCCGAGACCGCGCCGATGTCCCGTCCGGGGACCGGAGGCGCCCGGGCCTCCGGAGCGCAGCAGGGCAGTCGCGGCGGCCGCCCGGAGCGGCCGGGCCGCGGGCCGGCGGGAGGGCGGTCCTCGCGGCCCGCCTCCTCACGGCCCAACTCCTCGCGCCCCAGGCCCACCGGCCGCAACGGCAGGACCGGGAAGCCGGTGTACGTCGGGAAGGCGCGGTCCCGGCGGCTGCTGCGGCAGCGGCTGATCGTCTTCATCACGGTCACCATCGGCGTCGCGCTGGCGATCGCCGCCGCGCAGGGCTGGAGCCACTCCTCCCAGAAGGGCGGTCTGGGCCGGCCGGCCGACTCGACGAGCGGGAGCGCCACCCCCGGGTCGGGCGGCCCGGGCGGCGCCGACCAGGCGGTCCGGGTCGCGGCCAACGACCAGGCGCCGGGCAGCGACTCGGACGCCATCGCGGCGGCGGCCACCGCCGGGGCCGCTCCCGGCCTGTCCTCCGCGGTGACCGGGCCCCAGGTCGACTGGGCGAACCGGGTGTACCGCGACCCGTCGGGCGGCCCCGACATCAGGCTCAAGGCCGGACGGGCCTCGGACGGCCAGCCGACCGTGCTGACCACGGTGCTGGCCGCGCGCTACCGGAACGCCCCGGCGGCGGTGGTCGTGCTGACGCGCACGGCGGGCGGGGTGCCGCAGGACCTGATCGAGCTCTTCCGGTTCGCCGGCGGGCAGCCGGTGCTGGTCGCCTCGCACGCCTCCACCGGGGACGCGGGGGCGGTCGGCAGCTGGCGGATCTCCGGCGGGGCGGTGCTCCGGGAGGAGCGGGCGGGCGGCGCCCGCGGCCCCGTCGTCAGCCAGACCCGCTACGCGGCCCGCGGCGATGGGGAGTTGGACGAATCCTGGCCGGGACGCTGAGCGCAATCCAGCCTTAACGCAAGGTTTGCGATCTTCGTGATGCCGATCACGGCGAACAACTGTGCACTGTAGGTACGGTAGGGATCGAACCTAGTGACCGTATCCGGTTCACCGATTCCTCAGGAGCACCCATGCCCACAACGCTCGCCCCGGCCCTGGCCTACTCCGCCACGGTCCCGCGTGCGCTCGTCCACCGCGCAGCGATCTGCGAGGTGTTCCTCACCGACCACACCCGGGCCGGCGAGGACGAGTACCTGATCGCCGCCCAGCTCCCCCGGGTGCACAGCTTCTACAGCGACCACCTCACCAGTCCGGCCGCCTACGACCCGCTGCTGCTGATCGAGGTGCTGCGGCAGGCGTCCATCCTGGTCGCCCACGCGTACCTGGAGGCCTCCGCCGACAGCAAGTTCATCTTCGTCGACGGCGAGTTCGCGCTGTGCCCGGACGGCGGCGCCGAGGCACTGCGGATCGGCCCGCTGCCCGGCCGGGTGCTGATCCGCGCCCGGCAGGCCTCGGTCAAGCACCGGGAGGGCACTGTCGTCGGCAGCACCCTCGACCTGGAGCTGCTGATCGACGACCGCCCGGCCGCCACCATGCGGACCACCTGCCAGTGGATGCCGCCGGCCGCCTGGGACCGGATGCGGGCCCGCGGCCGGGACGCCCTCGCCCTCCACCCGGCCCGACCGCACCACACCGGCCGGCGGGTGCCGCCGGCCGCGGTCGGCCGGGGCAATCCGCAGAACGTGGTGCTGGCCGAGGCCGGACTCAGCGGGGACGGCGAGGGCGCGGTGCACACCCAGATCGTCGTGGACCAGGCGCACCCCGCCCTCTTCGACCACCCGCTGGACCACCTGCCGGGGGCACTGACCTTCGAGGCGCTGCGGCAGAGCGCGGTCTTCGCCGCGCAGGAGCTCTTCGGGCTCTCCCCGCGCTGCCTGCAGCTCTCCCTGTGCGCCGCGGAGTTCGTCCGCTTCGGCGAGTTCGAGCTGCCCACCGACTGCCGGGTCCGACCGGTCGCGGTGGAGGAGCCCGACACTGTCGGCTTCGAGGTCTCGCTCTTCCAGGAGGAGACCGAGATGGCCCGCTCGCGGGTGCACCTCTCCCGGACCAGCCCGATCGGCGTCCGCTTCACGCCGGTCGCCGCGCCCGCGAGCGTGCCCGCTGCCGAGCCCGAGAGCGCGCCGCAGGCCGCCGGGCAGGTGGGCGCGTGAGCCCGATGCTCTGGTTCGACTTCGGCGGAGTGCTGTCCCCGCCGATGTCCGAGCTCTTCGCCCGCTTCGAGGACCGCACTGGCATCACCCCGGCGCAGCTCGGCGGCGCACTGCACGCCGTCGCCGCCCCGCTGGGCCTCCCCGACCTGGCGCCGATCGAACTCGGGGTGCTCAGCGAGGCGGAGTGGGGGCGCGCCATGGCCCGCGAGCTGGCCGCCCGCCATCCGGGAATCGACCTCTCCAGGGCCCGGTTCGAGTCCTTCGGCGCCCAGTGGTTCGAAGGGGTGACCGTCAACCAGCAGATGGTCGCCACCGCCCGGCACGCCCGGGAGAACGGCTTCCGGATCGGCGTCCTCTCCAACAACGTCCCGGAGTGGGAGCCGTACTGGCACCGGATCATCGAGCCGCTGGGCGAGGTGGACTGCCTGATCGACTCCTGCCGGGTGCGGGTGCGCAAGCCGGACCTGGAGATCTTCCGGATCGCCGAGCGCGAGGCCGGGGTGGCCGCCGAGGACTGCGTGCTCATCGACGACCTGGCGGAGAACTGCTCGGGGGCCCGCGCGGCGGGCTGGCGAGCCGTCCACTTCCGCGGCAACGCCCAGGCCGTACGCGAACTCCAGGGGCTGACCGGGCTCGCGGCGCTGCTGTGAGCGCCGAGGTGAGCCTCTCCACCGACCCCCCTTCGACCATCGGAGCCGATATGACCACGCGAACCCCCGCCCCGCCGGCCTGGATACGGGTGGGCGAACTGCCCGGACTCGACCCCGTGCCCCCCTTCACCCCGCTCGCCGAGCGCAGCCCCGCCGGACTGCCGCAGATCCTGCTGCCCAGCGGCCACACCGCGGTGCACCTCACCCGCTACCGGGACGTCCTGGCGCTGCTGAGCGATCCGGGCAGCGGCCGCGCCGCGACCAATGTGGAGGGCGGTCCGAGCTTCCTGCCCACCACCATGCCGAAGGAGCTGCTGCTCAACCTGGACGCCCCGGACCACGCCCGGATCCGCGGCTTCGTCAGCGCCGACTACAGCGCGGCGGGAGTGGAGCGGCTGCGCCCGGTGCTGGACGAGGTGCTCGGGGAGCGGGTGGCGGCGCTGCGGAGCTCCTCCTCGCCGGACCTCTTCGCCGAGGTGGCCGACCGGGTGCCGATCGCCGTCAACTGCGCCTTCCTGGGCATCCCGGCGGAGGACGTGGCGTACTTCCGGCCGTCGGTGCGGATCGTCCAGATCGCCT contains the following coding sequences:
- a CDS encoding ScbA/BarX family gamma-butyrolactone biosynthesis protein, giving the protein MPTTLAPALAYSATVPRALVHRAAICEVFLTDHTRAGEDEYLIAAQLPRVHSFYSDHLTSPAAYDPLLLIEVLRQASILVAHAYLEASADSKFIFVDGEFALCPDGGAEALRIGPLPGRVLIRARQASVKHREGTVVGSTLDLELLIDDRPAATMRTTCQWMPPAAWDRMRARGRDALALHPARPHHTGRRVPPAAVGRGNPQNVVLAEAGLSGDGEGAVHTQIVVDQAHPALFDHPLDHLPGALTFEALRQSAVFAAQELFGLSPRCLQLSLCAAEFVRFGEFELPTDCRVRPVAVEEPDTVGFEVSLFQEETEMARSRVHLSRTSPIGVRFTPVAAPASVPAAEPESAPQAAGQVGA
- a CDS encoding HAD family hydrolase, whose product is MLWFDFGGVLSPPMSELFARFEDRTGITPAQLGGALHAVAAPLGLPDLAPIELGVLSEAEWGRAMARELAARHPGIDLSRARFESFGAQWFEGVTVNQQMVATARHARENGFRIGVLSNNVPEWEPYWHRIIEPLGEVDCLIDSCRVRVRKPDLEIFRIAEREAGVAAEDCVLIDDLAENCSGARAAGWRAVHFRGNAQAVRELQGLTGLAALL